A window of the Helianthus annuus cultivar XRQ/B chromosome 4, HanXRQr2.0-SUNRISE, whole genome shotgun sequence genome harbors these coding sequences:
- the LOC110933532 gene encoding uncharacterized protein LOC110933532 codes for MIESERLNYIRFQQKNLRSDTYESLRKLRNNGQQDISNVGTPLILPSSFTGGARYMMQNYLDAMALCKWFGYPDFFITITCNPKWPEVKRFLKDTTLNPEDRPDILSRLLKVKMDAICKDLKECHMLGKATAIIYTIEFQKRGLPHAHLCLFMEPEAKLPTVDQVDPFICAEIPNRDDDPELYMLVKDFMIHGPCGNANMNCPCMVDKQCSKGFPKRFQDTTTIDANGFPLYRRRDDGATVVKNRIELDNRSVVPYNKKLLKKYQAHINVEWCNQAGSIKYLFKYINKGPDRATVVVLHSDNQNEQHEKDEIKEYYDCRYISACEASWTIFSYDVNYRYPSVIRLPFHLPGLQPVVFGPDEDINSVLSRPSVKCSTFLSWMERNKDPDDHLARTLTYVQFPTWYVWKIENRCWQPRKKGNSIGRIHNVAPSLGEAYFLRILLNKVKGPKSYDDMKTVNGHVHDTFRDACFALGLLDDDKEYIEAIKEANETTTASYVRNLFGMILLSNTMSRPEIVWESMWKYMTDDFIYRYSKLHRVEGLSIPDDELKNYALLEIESF; via the exons ATGATTGAGAGCGAGAGACTTAACTACATACGTTTTCAACAAAAAAATCTAAGATCTGATACCTATGAAAGTCTCCGGAAATTGAGAAATAATGGTCAGCAAGATATATCTAATGTTGGTACACCTCTTATATTGCCTTCTTCGTTTACCGGTGGAGCtagatatatgatgcaaaactaTTTAGATGCGATGGCTTTATGTAAATGGTTCGGTTATCCTGATTTTTTTATAACCATTACATGCAATCCCAAGTGGCCAGAGGTAAAACGGTTTCTTAAAGACACCACTCTGAATCCAGAAGATAGGCCTGATATCCTATCAAGGTTACTTAAAGTGAAGATGGATGCAATTTGTAAAGATTTAAAGGAATGTCATATGTTGGGAAAAGCAACAGCAA TTATTTATACAATTGAGTTTCAAAAACGTGGCTTGCCTCATGCGCATTTGTGCTTATTCATGGAACCAGAAGCTAAACTTCCCACTGTTGACCAAGTTGATCCGTTCATATGTGCCGAAATTCCAAACAGAGATGATGACCCAGAGTTGTATATGCTTGTGAAGGATTTTATGATTCATGGACCGTGTGGTAATGCTAATATGAACTGCCCATGTATGGTTGATAAACAGTGTTCAAAAGGttttccaaaaagatttcaaGATACTACGACAATTGACGCCAATGGTTTCCCATTATACAGAAGGAGAGATGATGGAGCAACAGTTGTCAAAAACCGGATCGAGTTAGATAATAGAAGTGTTGTACCATACAACAAAAAGTTATTGAAAAAGTATCAGGCACATATAAACGTTGAGTGGTGCAACCAAGCTGGGTCAATTAAGTATTTGTTTAAGTATATCAACAAAGGTCCTGATAGAGCAACAGTTGTTGTTTTGCATAGCGATAATCAGAATGAACAACATGAAAAAGATGAGATTAAAGAGTATTATGACTGTCGGTATATCTCAGCATGTGAGGCATCATGGACGATATTTAGTTACGATGTAAATTACAGATATCCTTCTGTTATCAGGCTTCCATTCCATCTTCCAGGTCTACAACCGGTTGTCTTTGGACCAGACGAAGACATCAATTCTGTTCTTAGCAGGCCATCTGTCAAGTGTTCTACGTTTCTGTCTTGGATGGAACGGAACAAAGACCCTGATGACCATTTGGCGCGTACACTAACTTATGTTCAGTTTCCAACTTGGTATGTATGGAAGATTGAAAACCGTTGTTGGCAACCTCGGAAGAAAGGTAACTCAATTGGCAGAATTCATAATGTTGCTCCCTCTCTTGGAGAAGCTTATTTTTTAAGAATCTTGCTCAATAAAGTAAAAGGACCTAAGTCATATGACGATATGAAAACTGTTAATGGTCATGTACATGATACATTTAGAGATGCGTGTTTTGCACTTGGTCTTTTAGATGATGACAAAGAGTACATCGAAGCAATTAAAGAAGCAAACGAAACAACAACAGCTTCTTATGTACGAAATTTATTTGGCATGATACTATTGTCCAATACTATGTCCAGACCGGAGATCGTATGGGAAAGCATGTGGAAATACATGACAGATGATTTCATCTACAGATATAGTAAATTACATCGTGTTGAAG